The Clostridium septicum genome contains a region encoding:
- a CDS encoding D-alanyl-D-alanine carboxypeptidase family protein translates to MKKIFIKRISIIALSLFCLTSLPTKANEKNYNDVEEKQENMDDGVEETYKEWDTEVFNDEGINVEAKSALLIEPTTGKIIYEKNIDEKFAPASVTKIMTMLLTMEAVDSGKITLQDKVTCSENAKKMGGSTMLLETGEVRTVEELLKGVAIASGNDAAVALAEYLGGTEEAFVEMMNKKAKELEMTNTTFKNCNGLPAQGHESTARDISIMSMELLKHPQILKYSGTYMETISEGRKSPIELVNHNKLVRFFEGCDGLKTGYTEEAKYCISATATKSGVRMLSVIMGAPTYKIRNRDAGMLLNYGFSKYEGKKLVLKDEDVETVYLSKQTDKFFMAKAKDDLIVVLPKGSNGELEKRIVMDEIKKEYKEGEAVGKCEVYLGEEKVGEVELYSDRDIKVGGFFENFKFNMKNMFKKGI, encoded by the coding sequence ATGAAAAAAATTTTTATAAAAAGAATTTCTATTATTGCTTTAAGTTTATTTTGTTTAACAAGTTTACCAACAAAAGCAAATGAAAAAAATTATAATGATGTTGAAGAAAAACAAGAGAATATGGATGATGGTGTTGAGGAAACGTATAAGGAATGGGATACGGAAGTTTTTAATGATGAGGGTATTAATGTAGAAGCAAAATCAGCTTTACTTATTGAACCAACAACAGGAAAGATAATTTATGAAAAGAATATAGATGAAAAATTTGCACCAGCATCAGTTACTAAAATAATGACAATGCTATTAACTATGGAAGCTGTAGATAGTGGAAAAATAACACTTCAAGATAAAGTTACATGTAGTGAAAATGCTAAAAAAATGGGTGGTAGTACAATGCTTCTTGAAACAGGAGAAGTAAGAACCGTAGAAGAATTGCTAAAAGGTGTTGCAATTGCATCAGGAAATGATGCAGCAGTAGCTTTAGCTGAATATTTAGGTGGTACAGAAGAAGCCTTCGTAGAAATGATGAATAAAAAAGCTAAAGAGCTTGAAATGACAAATACAACTTTTAAAAATTGTAATGGGTTACCAGCTCAAGGGCATGAATCAACTGCTAGAGATATTTCTATTATGTCTATGGAATTATTAAAACATCCTCAAATATTAAAATATTCAGGTACATATATGGAAACTATTTCAGAAGGTCGTAAATCACCTATTGAATTAGTAAACCATAATAAGTTAGTTAGATTTTTTGAAGGTTGTGACGGACTAAAAACAGGGTATACAGAAGAGGCTAAATATTGTATAAGTGCAACTGCTACAAAAAGTGGTGTTAGAATGCTTTCAGTTATAATGGGAGCACCAACTTATAAAATTAGAAATAGAGATGCAGGAATGCTTTTAAATTATGGATTTTCAAAATACGAAGGTAAAAAACTTGTGTTAAAAGATGAAGATGTAGAAACAGTTTATTTAAGTAAGCAAACAGATAAATTCTTTATGGCAAAAGCTAAAGATGATTTAATAGTTGTATTGCCAAAAGGAAGCAATGGTGAATTAGAAAAAAGAATAGTCATGGATGAAATTAAAAAAGAATATAAAGAAGGAGAAGCTGTAGGTAAATGTGAAGTTTACTTAGGTGAAGAAAAAGTAGGAGAAGTAGAACTTTATTCAGATAGAGATATTAAAGTTGGCGGATTCTTTGAAAACTTTAAGTTCAATATGAAGAATATGTTTAAAAAAGGTATATAG
- a CDS encoding segregation/condensation protein A — MEMPSIKVADFEGPFDLLLHLIKKHEMDIYNIEIYKITNQYLRYLDEMKEMDLDITSEFIVVAATLIEIKSKKLLPKVAVQEENEEDIEKNLMIKLIEYKKFKNVSEFFRERYISSGDVYTKMPELIEEKKEQVKTEDLLKNVTLLDLYKLYNDLLETYRLKRNNESVIQKRIFVDKYKLEDKIQYVLEKLQNIKVIEFNEFIAESECKMEAVVTFLALLELIKLRMVRVYQDNSFDNILIKRRHNE; from the coding sequence ATGGAAATGCCTAGTATAAAGGTAGCAGATTTTGAAGGACCCTTCGATTTATTGTTACATTTAATAAAAAAGCATGAAATGGATATTTATAATATAGAAATATATAAAATAACAAATCAATATTTAAGATATTTAGATGAAATGAAGGAAATGGATTTAGATATAACATCTGAATTTATTGTAGTAGCAGCAACTTTAATAGAAATAAAATCTAAAAAGCTACTTCCTAAAGTGGCAGTTCAAGAGGAAAATGAAGAAGATATTGAAAAGAATCTTATGATTAAATTAATAGAATATAAAAAGTTTAAAAATGTATCCGAATTCTTTAGGGAGAGATATATTAGTTCTGGGGATGTGTATACTAAAATGCCAGAATTAATAGAGGAAAAGAAGGAACAGGTGAAAACAGAGGATTTATTGAAGAATGTTACTTTATTAGATCTATATAAATTATATAATGACTTATTAGAAACATATAGACTAAAAAGAAATAATGAAAGTGTAATACAAAAAAGAATATTTGTTGATAAATATAAATTAGAGGATAAGATACAGTATGTTTTAGAAAAGCTACAGAATATTAAAGTAATAGAATTTAATGAGTTTATAGCTGAAAGTGAATGTAAAATGGAAGCAGTAGTAACTTTCTTAGCTTTATTAGAACTTATAAAATTAAGAATGGTAAGAGTGTACCAGGATAATAGCTTTGATAATATATTGATAAAGAGGAGACATAATGAATAA
- the scpB gene encoding SMC-Scp complex subunit ScpB, producing the protein MNNIEINQCEFQGASKKARIKSSIEALLFVSGESLSLRTLSTHLEVSAKDLEKILEEMIVEYEEEHRGIKLISINGEYQLVTKAQNSDVIQKLLKKNKRQSLSQASLESLAIIAYKQPITRIDIDEIRGVKSESAIQRLIEKELIKEVGRLEVPGRPILFGTTEEFLRQFGLKTLKELPSIDLYGENEIEESIEVLNKAMKDI; encoded by the coding sequence ATGAATAATATAGAAATAAATCAATGTGAATTTCAAGGTGCTTCTAAAAAAGCAAGAATAAAATCTTCAATTGAAGCACTATTGTTTGTAAGTGGTGAGTCTTTAAGTTTAAGAACTTTAAGTACACATCTAGAGGTATCAGCAAAAGATTTAGAAAAAATATTAGAAGAGATGATAGTTGAATATGAAGAAGAACATAGGGGGATAAAATTAATTTCTATAAATGGAGAGTATCAGTTAGTAACAAAAGCGCAGAATAGTGATGTTATACAAAAATTGTTAAAGAAAAATAAACGTCAATCATTATCTCAAGCTTCACTTGAAAGTTTAGCTATTATAGCTTACAAACAGCCAATTACCAGAATTGATATAGATGAAATTAGAGGTGTAAAATCTGAAAGTGCAATTCAAAGGTTAATAGAAAAAGAGCTTATAAAAGAAGTTGGAAGATTGGAGGTTCCAGGTAGACCTATATTATTTGGAACAACTGAGGAGTTTTTAAGACAGTTTGGACTTAAAACATTAAAAGAATTACCATCAATAGACTTATATGGAGAAAATGAAATTGAAGAATCAATAGAGGTTTTAAATAAGGCTATGAAAGATATATGA
- the ytfJ gene encoding GerW family sporulation protein — translation MTNEHPVENLMRSTMENLRDMIDVNTVIGEAVETRDGSYIIPISKVTFGFASGGSEFGAATKQSSPNESKHPFGGGSGAGVTVKPVAFLVVREDSVRLLPVNQDNACDRVVDSIPTVLDMFKNFFNDMSKNKNGKKNNDNLESTNCNTCNSKIDECVCDDSDSSSNNIY, via the coding sequence ATGACAAATGAACATCCAGTTGAAAATTTAATGAGAAGTACTATGGAAAACTTAAGAGATATGATAGATGTAAATACGGTTATAGGAGAAGCTGTAGAAACTAGAGATGGTAGCTACATAATTCCAATATCTAAAGTTACATTTGGTTTTGCTTCAGGTGGAAGCGAATTTGGTGCAGCTACTAAACAAAGTTCTCCAAATGAATCTAAACATCCATTTGGAGGTGGCTCAGGTGCTGGTGTTACAGTAAAACCTGTTGCTTTTTTAGTAGTTAGGGAGGATTCTGTTAGATTATTGCCTGTGAACCAAGATAATGCATGTGATAGAGTTGTAGATTCAATTCCTACTGTATTAGATATGTTTAAAAATTTTTTCAACGATATGTCTAAAAATAAAAATGGCAAGAAAAATAATGATAATTTAGAGTCAACTAATTGTAACACTTGTAATTCAAAAATTGATGAATGTGTTTGTGATGATTCTGACTCTTCATCTAATAATATTTACTAA
- a CDS encoding DUF2953 domain-containing protein: MVISIIILLIILIFLLPIPLKITLYRNKKYFHIKIFNIVLLSPEKGVLNDLLKKSNKKNSKTSFNENNRNKNILFKRKNKKLSLISLYHSIVNNRFKPWFKLNGKIDFALDDAAYTAIGYGLLCNLHPILYGILKQAFLVKKFKLEINPHFNEDKILNFTIYSIIYFNLAHAIYILYLIYNSFENVEEVAPI, encoded by the coding sequence ATGGTTATATCTATAATTATTTTACTTATAATTTTAATTTTTTTACTTCCAATTCCCTTAAAAATAACATTATATAGAAATAAAAAATATTTTCATATAAAGATTTTTAATATAGTATTACTATCTCCTGAAAAAGGAGTACTAAATGATTTACTAAAAAAAAGTAATAAAAAAAATTCTAAAACCTCATTTAATGAAAATAATAGAAATAAAAATATTTTATTTAAAAGAAAAAATAAAAAGCTATCTTTAATTTCTCTATATCATAGCATTGTAAACAATAGGTTTAAACCTTGGTTTAAACTAAATGGCAAAATTGACTTTGCACTAGACGATGCTGCTTATACTGCTATAGGGTATGGATTACTCTGTAATTTACATCCAATACTATATGGCATTTTAAAGCAAGCTTTTTTAGTAAAAAAATTCAAACTAGAAATTAACCCACATTTTAATGAAGATAAAATATTAAATTTTACTATCTATAGTATAATTTACTTTAATCTTGCTCATGCTATATACATATTGTATTTAATATATAATTCTTTTGAAAATGTAGAGGAGGTGGCCCCTATATAG